In a single window of the Dehalococcoidales bacterium genome:
- a CDS encoding recombination protein NinG, which produces MARSTKLTVTKLQRRFNKLIRSDGNETSCITCGRVEGKMDAGHFMATGSHPSVRFDTRNVHKQCSTCNQSGSGEGAYYYEWMLDAYGANVINELKREGRRPIKWSQTRLQRILDLIKEGEREVKEYGYLVDEIKVSDYAGEEWD; this is translated from the coding sequence ATGGCTCGGAGTACTAAGCTAACCGTTACCAAGTTGCAGAGACGGTTTAATAAATTAATCCGTTCAGATGGAAATGAGACTAGTTGCATTACTTGTGGACGTGTTGAGGGAAAGATGGATGCGGGACATTTTATGGCGACTGGCTCGCACCCATCGGTACGGTTTGATACTCGAAATGTACACAAACAATGTTCCACTTGTAATCAATCCGGCAGCGGGGAGGGAGCCTATTACTATGAGTGGATGTTGGATGCATACGGAGCGAATGTTATCAATGAGTTGAAACGGGAGGGGCGTCGTCCTATCAAGTGGTCTCAGACTAGGCTTCAACGTATACTGGACTTGATTAAGGAAGGAGAGCGAGAGGTAAAAGAGTACGGGTATTTGGTGGATGAGATCAAGGTCTCGGACTACGCCGGAGAAGAGTGGGATTAA
- a CDS encoding serine protease encodes MKTDTRHYLIGIGILAVTFVSAVGVVAYQEANKGSWVSSAVDNTLMVQAYDPNGIPMWRGSGVIIGPGLVATAGHVVGQGQSQIPGYLELHNKDITYRTTIWAAHPTMDIAILYVPYLTSPEYPVWGELSDVEIGDPIRVIGHPGGMEQVWVTEGILSNYANWDSGLWPEVAGGDVAVIGGSSGSGVYDRKGRLVGILVGKYQGLCFITDFRFWKGVGHGSEY; translated from the coding sequence ATGAAAACAGACACTCGCCATTACTTGATTGGCATTGGCATTTTGGCCGTCACTTTTGTTAGCGCTGTGGGGGTGGTAGCTTATCAAGAGGCCAATAAAGGGTCTTGGGTTTCCAGTGCTGTGGACAATACCTTGATGGTCCAGGCGTATGATCCGAACGGCATTCCTATGTGGCGTGGCAGTGGTGTGATTATTGGTCCCGGTCTGGTGGCGACGGCGGGGCATGTGGTGGGTCAGGGACAGTCCCAAATTCCTGGTTACTTGGAGTTGCACAATAAGGACATTACATACCGCACCACCATTTGGGCAGCACACCCTACAATGGACATTGCAATTCTCTATGTTCCTTACTTGACTAGTCCAGAGTATCCAGTATGGGGTGAACTGTCGGATGTGGAGATTGGTGATCCCATTCGGGTGATTGGGCATCCTGGTGGAATGGAACAGGTCTGGGTGACTGAGGGCATTCTGAGCAACTATGCGAATTGGGATAGTGGTCTGTGGCCTGAAGTTGCCGGAGGTGATGTGGCGGTTATCGGCGGCAGTTCTGGGTCGGGCGTGTATGATCGTAAAGGCCGACTAGTTGGTATTTTGGTGGGCAAATATCAGGGATTGTGCTTCATCACAGACTTTCGTTTTTGGAAAGGGGTGGGACATGGCTCGGAGTACTAA
- a CDS encoding DnaB-like helicase C-terminal domain-containing protein: protein TAMMVQMALQAALAGKKVGIFSLEMSTHMLMLRLISAHAKVPLSALRKNMLDDEQREAVRVSLSQLQKMNISIDETTCLSPMLVKTQLEQDPQDIIFIDYLQLMDLGGQMVRYQELDTICKQLKDLAKGMNIPIITLCQLNREVEKRQDHTPRLSDLRETGGIEQAADLVLLLHRPAYYALYEEQQDEVDDGEAFIIVGKQRNGPTGKVQCAWLGEYATYFPVPKTFKEFGT, encoded by the coding sequence ACGGCAATGATGGTACAGATGGCATTACAGGCTGCATTGGCTGGGAAGAAAGTCGGAATCTTTTCCTTGGAAATGAGTACTCACATGCTAATGTTGCGATTGATCTCTGCCCACGCAAAAGTTCCATTGTCGGCCCTACGAAAGAACATGTTGGATGATGAGCAACGAGAAGCGGTCCGCGTGTCTCTATCTCAATTGCAGAAAATGAATATCTCGATTGATGAGACCACGTGCTTGTCTCCAATGTTGGTGAAGACACAGTTGGAACAAGACCCTCAAGATATTATCTTCATTGATTATCTACAATTGATGGACTTGGGGGGCCAGATGGTCAGGTATCAAGAACTGGATACAATTTGTAAACAGTTGAAAGACCTGGCTAAGGGCATGAATATCCCAATCATTACGCTGTGTCAACTCAATCGAGAGGTGGAAAAGAGACAGGACCACACGCCACGATTGTCCGATTTACGGGAGACGGGAGGCATTGAACAAGCGGCTGATCTGGTGCTGTTGCTGCATCGCCCAGCGTACTACGCTCTATATGAAGAACAGCAAGACGAGGTAGACGATGGTGAAGCCTTTATTATTGTGGGCAAACAGCGAAACGGACCGACTGGGAAGGTGCAGTGTGCCTGGTTGGGAGAGTATGCTACTTACTTTCCCGTACCAAAAACATTTAAGGAGTTTGGGACATGA